Proteins from a genomic interval of Kitasatospora herbaricolor:
- a CDS encoding phosphotransferase — protein sequence MGTLSPPVPPSALASVLRSYRVGPLLEAVPVAEGLLNRGYRVTTGNGSYFLKCYVDAATASRPVIAGQHRATAGLHRRGLPVAPPLAAAGGRTVTAHGGRLFALFPWIEGRHRHGTDLDLPQCEALGALLARLHGALDEVCAARPQPAGYRSADPRDSARLAAALRLRARERQPYGAFDALAEQRLTERIELLAELAHRRPALDAAPPTGWTHGDFHGLNLLHRRGKVATVLDWDKLGPQPRAEEAVRAATLLFNHPLTGMLDLVRVRRYSQAYRAAGGARPEEMAAAAHRVWWERLNDFWILQWHYQRGDHRADPLFPASAGQLAWWCQEYEQVLDAFTN from the coding sequence ATAGGGACGCTCAGCCCGCCCGTCCCGCCGTCCGCGCTGGCCAGCGTCCTGCGGTCCTACCGGGTGGGCCCGCTGCTGGAGGCCGTGCCCGTCGCGGAGGGACTGCTCAACCGCGGCTACCGCGTCACCACCGGGAACGGTTCCTACTTCCTCAAGTGCTACGTGGACGCCGCCACCGCGAGCCGGCCGGTGATCGCCGGTCAGCACCGCGCCACCGCCGGCCTGCACCGGCGCGGACTGCCGGTGGCCCCGCCGCTGGCCGCCGCCGGCGGCCGGACGGTGACCGCCCACGGCGGCCGGCTCTTCGCGCTCTTCCCCTGGATCGAGGGCCGGCACCGGCACGGCACCGATCTGGACCTCCCGCAGTGCGAGGCGCTAGGTGCGCTGCTCGCCCGGCTGCACGGCGCACTCGACGAAGTCTGCGCCGCCCGGCCGCAGCCCGCCGGGTACCGCAGCGCCGATCCGCGCGACAGCGCCCGGCTGGCCGCCGCCCTGCGCCTGCGGGCCCGCGAGCGGCAGCCGTACGGGGCCTTCGACGCCCTGGCCGAGCAGCGGCTCACCGAGCGGATCGAGCTGCTGGCCGAGCTCGCCCACCGCAGGCCCGCGCTGGACGCGGCCCCGCCCACCGGCTGGACGCACGGCGACTTCCACGGCCTCAACCTGCTGCACCGGCGCGGCAAGGTGGCGACCGTCCTCGACTGGGACAAGCTCGGGCCGCAACCGCGTGCCGAGGAGGCCGTGCGCGCCGCGACCCTGCTCTTCAACCACCCGCTGACCGGGATGCTCGACCTGGTCCGGGTCCGCCGCTACTCGCAGGCGTACCGGGCCGCCGGCGGGGCCCGCCCGGAGGAGATGGCGGCGGCGGCGCACCGGGTCTGGTGGGAGCGGCTGAACGACTTCTGGATCCTGCAGTGGCACTACCAGCGCGGCGACCACCGGGCCGACCCGCTGTTCCCCGCCTCGGCGGGTCAGTTGGCCTGGTGGTGCCAGGAGTACGAGCAGGTCCTGGACGCCTTCACCAACTGA
- a CDS encoding response regulator, with protein sequence MTTNGHIRVFLLDDHEVVRRGVHDLLSVEGDIEVVGEAGTAAEALARIPAVHPDVAVLDVRLPDGNGVEVCREIRSRLPDVKCLMLTSFSDDEALFDSIMAGASGYVLKAIRGTDLITAVRDVAAGKSLLDPVATSRVLERLREGGEKQDERLAQLTKQERRILDLIGEGMTNRQIGNELHLAEKTVKNYVSSLLAKMGMERRTQAAAFVARHQADQNH encoded by the coding sequence GTGACGACAAACGGACATATCAGAGTATTTCTGCTCGACGACCACGAGGTGGTCCGGCGGGGCGTCCACGACCTGCTGTCCGTCGAGGGCGACATCGAGGTGGTCGGCGAGGCCGGCACCGCCGCCGAGGCCCTCGCCCGGATCCCGGCCGTGCACCCGGACGTCGCCGTGCTCGACGTCCGACTGCCGGACGGCAACGGGGTGGAGGTCTGCCGCGAGATCCGCTCCCGGCTGCCGGACGTCAAGTGCCTGATGCTCACCTCGTTCTCGGACGACGAGGCGCTCTTCGACTCGATCATGGCCGGCGCCTCCGGGTACGTGCTCAAGGCGATCCGCGGCACCGACCTGATCACCGCCGTCCGGGACGTCGCGGCCGGCAAGTCGCTGCTCGACCCGGTCGCCACCAGCCGGGTGCTGGAGCGGCTCCGCGAGGGCGGCGAGAAGCAGGACGAACGGCTCGCCCAGCTCACCAAGCAGGAACGCCGGATCCTCGACCTGATCGGCGAGGGAATGACCAACCGCCAGATCGGCAACGAACTGCACCTGGCCGAGAAGACGGTGAAGAACTACGTCTCCAGCCTGCTGGCCAAGATGGGCATGGAGCGGCGCACCCAGGCCGCCGCCTTCGTGGCCCGCCACCAGGCCGACCAGAACCACTGA